The nucleotide sequence CTTCTATTGTTCCTAATTCAGTTTTACCTTCTCCTGAAACGGATAATAACGTTCCTGTTGGTGATGATATACCATTGACTTCTGTGATGACCCataaatttcgactaaatttaaacttaatctttgtatgattaacatttccgacacgataagcaaagtctgtaaaactgaatctcaaaatttttgaattacttttatatatttaaataccttcggttgttttcgacgattcgcgaacaattatatgtaaaaagatacatatatactataacatgaaaaggtaacaatgtattaattgtttgataccgtacattaaacttattggtttaaatatctatttgaatgtatatgataagttgaaatatttattattaaaatttatttataaataacgtccaatgtgtatttaaaaactgatttatgtatattaaaaagatatatacatatatataataaacgatagtaacattcgtttattgattcaattgatatttagataagttaactaaagcgtttaagatgaaccagttaaacactaatttgctacagtgttttcaaattgccacattactcaaaatgctacagtgttttcgaaaatcactatttgctacagtgaaattgactttgctacagtgaattgctacagtaaaaacactattttaaaatgtatttttaacaaataacgagacgatgatttatagaagtaaatgaccaaaatactcgaaagtttaagatatactatgagtggtatagtttatggataacttaaggctatatcttgacaaaggtacgtgtcacgaaacgtaaaatgcaagttttctcagcgtacgaaaggacattcgaaaaaccagaaccgggacataagtcgagtgatgacgtacgacttatcggaacaaaaattacaagtcaactatgcacgtgaatttaatataatatataattaattatttaaattatatatattatattaatatttaattatgtcgacgagctaaattacaaagcaaatgtgagctggcaggagcagccatgcgatcgcatggcatataggcacagaacccatgcgatcgcatggggtctgaattcaggagacacctataaaagctcgactggttccattctttttttttcattttatttttactccgtattattattataatttatattattattattattattattattattattattattattattattattattattattattaagattaatattattattaatcttattattattagtagtatttgtattattagtattacacataaaatactacgacgaggtaatgtccaaatgatttcaaaatatgttttcgagcgggaaagagctaaggaaaatatgagttattgccaaggaaattatgggtaatgttcgggggtatttttgtgaatcaaacctcgtgtttatcatctccgatgcgtctacgtgctttcctgcaatattgtatatcaatattaaactgtgagtttcataagatcccttttactctctacatttttgggctgagaatacatgcaaatgctttattaaccgatatacaatatttatatgcgtgagtttcatttgctctctttttaattgcttttgcaatctatatttttgggctgagaatacatgcactttatttttaaacgcaatggatacaagtacatactaaattctacaccgagtttgaaccgaaaatcccttagctttggtaactagtaactgccggttataagaactggtgggcgcgagtagtagtatatggatccatagggcttgatatccccgtccgagctagagcgctagccttttaacggacgtatgctatttgagaagcgtacacgttggtttgcgtgtattattaagatgattatacaaagggtacaaattatataaacattaaagtttagttaccagggtgctcaattttgtagaaccgattgataaacgtttcggatgaaacaactgaaatcttgtgatccaccttttatgtaaaacctattgataaacgttttgaataaaacaactgaacttttgtaatccacattgatatacggattatgtgtaatattaaaactatgaactcaccaacctttgtgttgacacttgaagcatgtttattctcaggtttctagaagtcttctgctgtttgcttatacgtgatacaagatatgtgcttggaatcatacatgctatatataagaaacttgcattcaccaaaccattaccatgtatcttattttgactgtattgtcaacagatgtattattgtaaaccatttaaatggtgattgtctatacgtaggaatcatcagatgttaaaaacctggaatttatatattcatttatgaaataccttttcaaacgaatacaatgttacaaaatgtatcacatagaggtcaaatacctcgcaatgaaatcaatgaatgacgtgttcgtccatatggatttggagcgatcgtcacaacttcAAAGGCTAAGAAGGGTAAGAGTGTGAAGGTACACAAGTGTGTTTCTTCGGTGCAAGTTGACCAAGCAACGTGTTCTTCGGGTCCTCTTGAAAAAGGATTTTTTCAAGATTTGGCGGATAAAAGAATTATTCCCAAACCTTCGGGTATTCTTATTAGTGACAAATCATCAAATGTTTTGACCTATTCTTTTCCTAATCGGAATGGTGAAGGGGTTCGCATAGACAAGATTGATGGGATGACGAGTCGCTCGGATGAAAGAAATCACAAAGGCGGATCCAAAGCCGGTTGAGTTGGAGTTTTCGGTGATTATCCTTGTTCTCTTATGGTTGGTTTAGGTTGCTTTCTTGTTGCTATTTTCCTTTTTAGTTGCTTTTTGCTAGTGGATGTGTTTGTTTTGATTCGGTCTTGTGTGGATCAAGTGATGTTTCTTCCGTATTTGCTCGGTTAGAGTTAGCTAGGTTTAGTCTTCGGTTGAGGTCTTACAAGTGTTCTTTTTACGAGCCGTTTTTCTGTGCGGTTTTATTGTATTGGTTCATATGATCCTTCATTTATTGATGAAGTTTTCctaattttaatagtaatcgttatcgttattttgcaaaaaaaataaaataataataaataaaataaaataaaataaaaaataatcagACAACTGACTTAAAATTCCAAACGGTGAAGGTTAATTATGTCAACTCATATCCACTAGTAgatccgattgtacgagtacacaCTATTACGACACGAGTACACAGCAACCGGCATTATTAGCTCATGTACGTACAGTGTACAAAAATAACCTTCCTACTCAAGAAAAGCTATCCGGACGCCAATCCCACATTTAACTACCCAATTTATATTTCACTCATAAATCCGTAACTGTATAATTTAATATCGATAAACACAGCGTGCTGTAAAAGCGCTACTGAACTCAATTTCCCAATTTCCCAATTTCCTTCCCTCACTCGAAACCCTAATTTGCAAATTCCCGGCATCCGAATCTCAATTTTAACCTAATTACTCGACAAGTACACATTTTTACGGTGAGATTATGCAATTGAAACAATTAATTTTTTATTGATATTCTGTAGTTAGGTTTTTAGGTGAATTGATTATATAATGTGAAATTGAAGGTGTGAAGAAGCTTTAAATTTGATTGATTCGTATGTGTTATTTTCAGCTTGTGAATTTGAGTTGCATGTGGTGGAATGTTACATGGAAACTGTGGTAGCAGTTGAAGAAAATGATAAGAGTAAGGTAGAGAGTGCTTCTGCAATTGTTATAACTTGTAGTGATTCTTCAAAGCAGATTTCTGATCCTGTTGTTTACAAGCTTGCTCGGGTAAATTGAAATCATATTTGTTAGGGTTATGTTTTGTAATCTGAATTTACTGCTTTAGTTTAGCTGATTTCAGTGTATGCAATATTATAAGGTAAGTTGAATTACGCCAAACAAATTTAGAATAACTAGTATAATAAGTAACATAGAAAAGCATGAGGAAATGTTGATCCTTTTGTGTTTTTGTATTATAAGGATGCTCCCCTAGCTAGTTATAAACGTGTATAGGTAATTTATTTTGCTGAAATAGCTGTAACGATGAGTTGAAAAGATTCAGGGGATTCGTAAATAGCCTCATGACTGATCCTGAGATGAAGGCTTGCCTCAATATCTTGATCCTGAGATACAGGCCTGCCTTCTTTTAGTTGACAGATGAAGATTAGTTAAGCAGTAATGACTTACTAATGGACTTTACTGGCCTGAAATTTCCAGTTATTTTACTCGACTAGAATAATTATAACACTGATATATATAATCAGAAAGCACTGAACTGTTCTGTTAGGCTTTACTTACTTTTTTAATAAGTTGCTTCCATGCAAGGAAAAATAGCTTAGGTGTATATGGAATTGTCTCACATTCCGAATGTTAACTGTAGTCTGTAGAAATGAACACTAACTCAATATGGGGAAATAGAAGTATTCTTTTAGCATGAAACCATATTGTATCAATGGAAATATAACTGTGATATCTCGGTTAACAATATTGTATCAATAGAAGTATAACTGTTAACTGTGATACCTTGATTAACAATattgtgttaataataatgattgtgTATGTGAATGTGTGTTTAAGGGTCGAGGCACTGAGCAAGAAACCATCTCCAAAAGCATCATGTTGAGTGAACTTGACACAGGAAAGGCTGAGAATATAATACTGGAAGAGATTTTAGTATAGAATTGTTCAAATTGATATAAGATATTTGCCATTACCCTCCCTGATAATGTTGTAGGCTATTGACATCCTCACCAATCATCATTGGTACCAATCACCCTTTATGATGAAGCACATATAGAATATTATTCTGAGGCTTATGGACTGGGGTCATCGCTTACGATTAACGTGGCTTTGCTGATCTAACCTTCAACATGTTGCCAGTTGTATCTGTTTTGATCACTGTTTATATCACAAGTGGTCGATTTTTCGATTTGACTGTTGTCTGCTTTCCAGGTTGTAGGTGATGGGATATATATACCTGCTACTGATGATGAAGTGATGAAAGTTGAGGACTTGATTGATCATGATCATAATAGTCCACTGCAATGTGTTCTGGATGATAGTCAGACTGCAGTCTGCATTTCAAATGATGACACTTTTTGTCAGGAGTTCGTGCCCATTGACTGTGAAGGTCTCTCTAGTGTTTCCCTCCTCTTTTCTTCATATTATGATTTTGGTATGATTCTCTTGTTTTTCATAATATGCTGGTGAAGTTTTTTCATTGTCTTTCTTTGGTCATGGTTACATTGATGCGTCACCATTATGATCTGCTCTGAGTTGTAGATGTTATTGCCTCAGTTCTATTTGTACCTAAGTGATAATGCTCTTACAATATAAATATCTGCTTGAGCATATTATTAATGTGGTATCAGCCGAGCAGTATCTTTACATCATATGTTCCAGCCTTTCAGGCCCTCATCATTTTAAGTCTTCAAATATGTTTCTAGATAGCTCTACATATGTAGGTTTCTGTTCTCCATCTAGTTCTATTTTCATAGTTCATGGTCAAAGTTCATATGAATAAAAAATATTACAGGTCTCTTGGATTTCGAGGACCCTTCTAACGTGGGAGAAAGATCAGATGCTTTCGAGGACCCTTCTATTGTGGGAGGAAGATCAGATGCTTTCGAGGACCCTTCTATTGTAGGAGGAAGATCAGATGCATTCGAGGACCCTTCTAATGCATTTGAGGACCCTTCTAATGCATTTGAGGACCCTTCTAATGTATTCAAGGACCCTTCTAATGCATTCAAGGACCCTCCCAATGCATTCGAGGACCCTTCTATTGTGGGAGGAAGATCAGATGCAGTAGTTGACATAACAGTCGATCCCGGGAAAGGGGATCACAAAGATGAGGTACTATTTCGTTTTAAACATAATGCAAGCTTGCGTACTCTCTACCAGCAATCAACTGGAGGACTCACATTTCCACTACATTTTACCGACTACTAGCAGTAAAGGTTTCTATGTAGGGGGATGCTAAATATtataaggccactccctatcgtaactaaactattcatcatcttaatcttccacatcagcgccacatcaacaccaatatcctataactaactcataattaaacactccctataatggctaaaacaatactcctcttaatatacaacgtacaagcaataaagcatcaagtccaacaataaaaagccactggacccacaattcctataactaaacttaaaacttccgttaaatccatggtgaatgcgggtaactaaagcgggtaatgagcccgtgcctatggttagttacgggtaatgacgggtaatgtGCGGGTAACGGACGGGTAACTAACGATAGGGGGTGGTCTAGGCAAATATTGGATATTATGATTTTTTTTACTTTTAGTTTTTGCTTATGTTTTTTAGTCATgagagtttttttatttttatatatttaaaatttaaaatggcAAAGACAAGATTAAACGAAAtctgaatataaatataaacttactTTGTTGGAAAGGGGAATGTTTTTGGCGTAATATATTTAACAAATATGGATTTAATCTTAAGATGTTTCACATTAGGAAGTCTTTAATGCCTTACAATGTAGTACACCAAATATAGATTTAATCTTAAGATATTTTAAAACTAGGAAGTCCTTAATGTCTTATAATGTTGTAGTAgagatacatataaatataaatataaatatacttcAATTCTAAACATTTTTAGGGTTTGATGGTTACACATGAACTCTAATTAGCTTTGCTTGGCCATACATTGAATTTCACTGGCTAATTGCTCAAGATTTTTCGTCATGCATTCTTATTTTGTTAATTGTGGTATGAATTAacgattgcatgttgtttataacTGATGTACATGTATATTGGACTGCAGGAAGTTACTCAGTCAGAGTCTGTTCCCGCTGATGTTAAAATTGACCAATCTGGGGATAGAAAGCAACCAGACCTTCCTATGGTTGCAGCTGAGAGTGAACCGTCAACTTCAACCATGGGTGCTGGTTCGAAACCTGATTTCTCTAAACTTAAGGGGGAGATTTGCCTAGACAACCTCTCAGTTAGAGAACTTCACGCTACGTTTAAGGCTACATTTGGTAGGGAAACTTCTGTGAAGGACAAACAATGGCTCAAGAGAAGGATTTCAATGGGGTTATCAAATTCTTGTGATGTTTCAGCTACCACCTTTATAATCGAAAATAACGAAGTTAAAAAGAAAGGCGAGTGTAATAGTAAAGATGAGAATCTTAACGAGGTTACTGTCACTGGACTAGAAGGGAGaaataatagtagtgataataatgataataatatatcagTTGGTCAAACTATTCAAATGAAAGATGATTTTAGTGTGCAAAGTGCTACGTCCAAGCATCATATTGCTCTTGAAGATGACATCCATGGTTCTAAAAGAGTTAGGAAACCTACAAAGCGTTATATCGAAGTTTCGGAATCGGATACAAGGGAGTGTAGTGGTAGACCGGTTTCTTCTGTCAGAAGTTCAGGATATGGAACACGAAATCGTGTCAGGCCTATTAATAATATCCAACCAGTTAGGAGACCTCTTGTAACTCGTCAGGATTCTATTGGTGGGTCCGGGGTTGAAATTCCATATGTTTCTAGGATCCGAAGAGGGCGCCCACGAGAAAATTTTATGTCTCTTATGGTAATGTTTAATCATTAATACATAGTCATATTTTAGTTTAACATCATAGATATACAAATCTCAATCACATTAGTTTAACATCATTGACATAGCTCTAGCTGCAGCTCAAGGATCAAATcatcaaataattttttttatattaggaGTTTACTGTGACCCTTTATGTTAGTCATTTGGTTGCTCAAAGCTAAAAGAATCTAATCTAATTGTAGAAATTTCAATCATGTGGAATGGGAAACACAACAAAGCCGGTAAATAAGGCCCTTGATGGACAAGATCCTCAGTCAGATGAGGAAATAGAGAACCGCGAACTCAAAACTACATCGACTACTGGTTGGGTTCAACAGCCTGTAAGCATTTAAATGTTCCATTTTTGCTTTTGTTTATCAACTCTCCATGAATATTATAGCTTGTGTGTATCATACAGCCAGTCTTAACTTGTAACTTATGACAATACTCTTCGTTTCTTCATCTGAAGATTGGAAACATCTCTATAATTAGCTAGTGAATCATTTAAGCATAtaaggctctagttattgagtcgacagctagcgtcgatttattggcgacttgactgactctaagAGCCTAAATCAAATtttaggcaggatttaaaacccatggaaatttgattttaccattttcacggcgtctcaattttatttttaatttaactttatttttttaaaaactttttcctacttattggccggaggtccactcggaagcaatctctctatccgtcgaaagagagagggatgactttctatccttttgagagtgttttcactctgggtggagaaatgacttgtctttattcccggatagggaaggattgtctacatctcacctccccatacaccacttatgtggtattgggttttgttgttgttgtaatcaTTTAAGCATATATGTATTGTGTGCTTCTGTATTATGATCTTTACCTGACAATTTTGTAATTGAATAGGGGCTAATCTTTTTTGCTTTCAAGTGAATGCGAAGATTAATGGCACTACAAACTTCAAACTATAGGCCATGTTTCACATGTTAAAGACAATAGTAATAGATTTGCAGAATGAAGGCATGTATAATAAATGTTGATTAAAATGATTTTCATACAAGTTTTAAGATCTGATGATAAAAGGTAAACAAATAGGCACTAACAAAGAAAACCTAAAAACTCCCCAAGAAATATTTTGGTGCAGATGGGTGTATGATAGGCCCATGGATGGTCTTATAATTGCATGTTTTTGGCTTTTAGCATATGTGTAAAAAGAAACATCGATTCTACATTCGACTTTCATCCATGATGGCATGGTTGTTAAAGTCCCCAACTAGTCAGGATTTTGAATTAGTCCGACTAATCCCTATCTAGTCTCTGTCTTGACCAATTTATTCAGTCAAATGTCCAATTTAGTCGGTCAAAGTCGGATTTATTCGGCCAAAATCGGTCATAAACAgtcaaagtcaaagttggtcaacgtcTGATTATCTCCCACCACACTTCGGCTTCAGAGATTAGCCCCTACAAGGTCCCAACCGACTAGTCCTCGActagcgacttttacaaccttgcatgATTATGGGTTGTGACTTTTCATGATACTTGGAATTTATATTAATAGTATCCTAGCATCTTGTAACTTATCTTTAATTTTATAGATAAAGATAATTAAGGAAGCAGGAGAAACTGAACAATACTCGGAGCAATCAGCCGATTTAAA is from Rutidosis leptorrhynchoides isolate AG116_Rl617_1_P2 chromosome 10, CSIRO_AGI_Rlap_v1, whole genome shotgun sequence and encodes:
- the LOC139872202 gene encoding uncharacterized protein isoform X2, yielding METVVAVEENDKSKVESASAIVITCSDSSKQISDPVVYKLARVVGDGIYIPATDDEVMKVEDLIDHDHNSPLQCVLDDSQTAVCISNDDTFCQEFVPIDCEGLLDFEDPSNVGERSDAFEDPSIVGGRSDAFEDPSIVGGRSDAFEDPSNAFEDPSNAFEDPSNVFKDPSNAFKDPPNAFEDPSIVGGRSDAVVDITVDPGKGDHKDEEVTQSESVPADVKIDQSGDRKQPDLPMVAAESEPSTSTMGAGSKPDFSKLKGEICLDNLSVRELHATFKATFGRETSVKDKQWLKRRISMGLSNSCDVSATTFIIENNEVKKKGECNSKDENLNEVTVTGLEGRNNSSDNNDNNISVGQTIQMKDDFSVQSATSKHHIALEDDIHGSKRVRKPTKRYIEVSESDTRECSGRPVSSVRSSGYGTRNRVRPINNIQPVRRPLVTRQDSIGGSGVEIPYVSRIRRGRPRENFMSLMKFQSCGMGNTTKPVNKALDGQDPQSDEEIENRELKTTSTTGWVQQPIKIIKEAGETEQYSEQSADLNNDSDEGLADSYADESDDNILTVPTAKGGMRRKHHRPWTLSEVVKLVEGVSRYGAGRWSEIKRISFATCSHRTSVDLKDKWRNLLRASFTQLPADKGVQNSKKHASVPIPAPILLRVRELAEMQPQVSPDLRSVKFGGHSNNSSRNVNDIRSGFL
- the LOC139872202 gene encoding uncharacterized protein isoform X3, translating into METVVAVEENDKSKVVGDGIYIPATDDEVMKVEDLIDHDHNSPLQCVLDDSQTAVCISNDDTFCQEFVPIDCEGLSSVSLLFSSYYDFGLLDFEDPSNVGERSDAFEDPSIVGGRSDAFEDPSIVGGRSDAFEDPSNAFEDPSNAFEDPSNVFKDPSNAFKDPPNAFEDPSIVGGRSDAVVDITVDPGKGDHKDEEVTQSESVPADVKIDQSGDRKQPDLPMVAAESEPSTSTMGAGSKPDFSKLKGEICLDNLSVRELHATFKATFGRETSVKDKQWLKRRISMGLSNSCDVSATTFIIENNEVKKKGECNSKDENLNEVTVTGLEGRNNSSDNNDNNISVGQTIQMKDDFSVQSATSKHHIALEDDIHGSKRVRKPTKRYIEVSESDTRECSGRPVSSVRSSGYGTRNRVRPINNIQPVRRPLVTRQDSIGGSGVEIPYVSRIRRGRPRENFMSLMKFQSCGMGNTTKPVNKALDGQDPQSDEEIENRELKTTSTTGWVQQPIKIIKEAGETEQYSEQSADLNNDSDEGLADSYADESDDNILTVPTAKGGMRRKHHRPWTLSEVVKLVEGVSRYGAGRWSEIKRISFATCSHRTSVDLKDKWRNLLRASFTQLPADKGVQNSKKHASVPIPAPILLRVRELAEMQPQVSPDLRSVKFGGHSNNSSRNVNDIRSGFL
- the LOC139872202 gene encoding uncharacterized protein isoform X1; translation: METVVAVEENDKSKVESASAIVITCSDSSKQISDPVVYKLARVVGDGIYIPATDDEVMKVEDLIDHDHNSPLQCVLDDSQTAVCISNDDTFCQEFVPIDCEGLSSVSLLFSSYYDFGLLDFEDPSNVGERSDAFEDPSIVGGRSDAFEDPSIVGGRSDAFEDPSNAFEDPSNAFEDPSNVFKDPSNAFKDPPNAFEDPSIVGGRSDAVVDITVDPGKGDHKDEEVTQSESVPADVKIDQSGDRKQPDLPMVAAESEPSTSTMGAGSKPDFSKLKGEICLDNLSVRELHATFKATFGRETSVKDKQWLKRRISMGLSNSCDVSATTFIIENNEVKKKGECNSKDENLNEVTVTGLEGRNNSSDNNDNNISVGQTIQMKDDFSVQSATSKHHIALEDDIHGSKRVRKPTKRYIEVSESDTRECSGRPVSSVRSSGYGTRNRVRPINNIQPVRRPLVTRQDSIGGSGVEIPYVSRIRRGRPRENFMSLMKFQSCGMGNTTKPVNKALDGQDPQSDEEIENRELKTTSTTGWVQQPIKIIKEAGETEQYSEQSADLNNDSDEGLADSYADESDDNILTVPTAKGGMRRKHHRPWTLSEVVKLVEGVSRYGAGRWSEIKRISFATCSHRTSVDLKDKWRNLLRASFTQLPADKGVQNSKKHASVPIPAPILLRVRELAEMQPQVSPDLRSVKFGGHSNNSSRNVNDIRSGFL
- the LOC139872202 gene encoding uncharacterized protein isoform X4, encoding MKVEDLIDHDHNSPLQCVLDDSQTAVCISNDDTFCQEFVPIDCEGLSSVSLLFSSYYDFGLLDFEDPSNVGERSDAFEDPSIVGGRSDAFEDPSIVGGRSDAFEDPSNAFEDPSNAFEDPSNVFKDPSNAFKDPPNAFEDPSIVGGRSDAVVDITVDPGKGDHKDEEVTQSESVPADVKIDQSGDRKQPDLPMVAAESEPSTSTMGAGSKPDFSKLKGEICLDNLSVRELHATFKATFGRETSVKDKQWLKRRISMGLSNSCDVSATTFIIENNEVKKKGECNSKDENLNEVTVTGLEGRNNSSDNNDNNISVGQTIQMKDDFSVQSATSKHHIALEDDIHGSKRVRKPTKRYIEVSESDTRECSGRPVSSVRSSGYGTRNRVRPINNIQPVRRPLVTRQDSIGGSGVEIPYVSRIRRGRPRENFMSLMKFQSCGMGNTTKPVNKALDGQDPQSDEEIENRELKTTSTTGWVQQPIKIIKEAGETEQYSEQSADLNNDSDEGLADSYADESDDNILTVPTAKGGMRRKHHRPWTLSEVVKLVEGVSRYGAGRWSEIKRISFATCSHRTSVDLKDKWRNLLRASFTQLPADKGVQNSKKHASVPIPAPILLRVRELAEMQPQVSPDLRSVKFGGHSNNSSRNVNDIRSGFL